A portion of the Leptolyngbya sp. KIOST-1 genome contains these proteins:
- a CDS encoding UvrB domain 3-containing protein, which produces MVISGGHNDLPHLKAYTDSSRHEAVIKSFKLPFDSEDNGVKGDIGIVVVNNMLLTGFDAPVEQVMYLDKVIQAHNLLQAIARVNRVGGADKEKGFVVDYVGIGHHLKRAIDTYDEREQKEIEETLSFPEEEIRQLEHDHQALIAFLSQYGLTDLTDHDAFFDLFYDEDIRFEFMQGFRQLTRSLNLVFPARQALNYIANYQALAEINVLAGRHLHDTRLSMKGIPAKLRQIVDAHLASQGIDPKVKPISILDEDFERQVGTRKRAKTKAAEVEHALRHYIDLELDDDPELQASFAEALAAILSEFKDNWERIYQELEKLRQRLKDADKEPTYGLHKKREM; this is translated from the coding sequence GTGGTGATTTCTGGCGGCCACAATGACCTGCCCCACCTGAAGGCGTACACCGACTCCAGTCGCCACGAAGCGGTGATTAAAAGCTTCAAACTTCCCTTCGACAGCGAAGACAATGGCGTCAAAGGCGACATCGGCATTGTTGTGGTTAACAACATGCTGTTGACCGGGTTTGATGCCCCCGTCGAGCAGGTCATGTACCTTGATAAGGTGATTCAGGCCCACAACCTCTTGCAGGCGATCGCCCGCGTCAATCGAGTCGGTGGGGCCGACAAAGAGAAGGGTTTTGTGGTGGACTACGTGGGCATTGGTCACCATCTCAAACGCGCCATCGACACCTACGACGAACGGGAACAAAAAGAAATTGAAGAGACCCTCAGCTTTCCTGAAGAGGAAATTCGCCAACTTGAACACGATCACCAGGCCCTAATCGCCTTTCTCAGCCAGTACGGCCTCACCGACCTCACTGACCACGATGCCTTCTTTGACCTGTTCTACGACGAAGACATTCGCTTTGAGTTCATGCAGGGGTTCCGGCAGCTCACCCGCAGCCTTAACCTGGTGTTTCCGGCCCGCCAAGCCCTTAACTACATTGCCAACTACCAGGCCCTCGCCGAAATTAACGTGCTAGCAGGCAGGCATCTCCACGACACCCGCCTCAGCATGAAGGGCATTCCGGCCAAGCTTCGCCAAATTGTCGATGCCCATCTCGCCTCCCAGGGCATTGACCCCAAAGTTAAGCCCATCTCGATCCTCGACGAAGACTTTGAGCGCCAAGTTGGCACCCGAAAACGCGCCAAAACCAAGGCCGCCGAAGTTGAGCATGCCCTGCGCCACTACATCGACCTAGAGCTAGACGACGATCCAGAGCTGCAAGCCTCCTTTGCCGAAGCCCTAGCCGCTATCCTCAGCGAGTTTAAAGACAACTGGGAACGCATCTACCAAGAGCTAGAAAAGCTGCGCCAGCGCCTCAAGGACGCCGATAAGGAGCCCACCTACGGCCTGCACAAAAAGCGAGAGATGTGA